In Caulobacter segnis ATCC 21756, the sequence CCAAGCCCAAGCTGCCGCCGCCGCCCAAGCCGGCCAAGGTCACGGCCGAAGGCGTCCGCCGCCAGCGCCAGCACATCAAGGAATTGACCGGAGAAGATCCGCTGCGCGGCGGCGTGGCGGACTAGGGCGGGCCCTATTCCGCCGCCATGTTCGCCGCTTCCAGCGCCTCGCCGACGGTCAGGCTGTCCGGGTTGCGCGGCGCGCGTTCCAGGTCGCGGCGATCAACCACCTCGCCGCAGGCCTCGCAGGCCAGCACCGGGTGGAAGGCGCAGCCGCAGGCCTTGTGCGTGAACAGCACCGGCGAGTTGTCGCGGCCATAGACGTGGCGATCGCCCCACTCGGCCATGGTCAGCAGCACCGGCGCCAGGGCCAGGCCCTTCTGGGTCAGCCAGTATTCGTGGCGCGGCGGGCGTTCGGAGTATCTGCGGGTCTCCATGACGCCATGGCCGACCAGGCTCTTCAGCCGCGCGGCCAGGACGTTGCGTGCGACGCCCAGCCGCTCCTGCCATTGCTCGAAGCGTTTCACTCCGGCGAAGGCGTCGCGGAGGATCAGCAAGGTCCACGGGTCGCCCACGACCTCGAGGGTGGCGGCGACCGAGCAGCGCTCGTTGGTGTAGTCAGCGGTACGGCCCATGACGCGAGGGTGCGGCGTTCCGCGACGGAAAGCAAGCGCGTTGCGTTTGAAGATGAACCAATGTAGGTTTTTATTCGCAATCGACTCTCTCGGTTATTGCGAACTGGCGAGCGGCCCGTGGAGTCCACAAGGGCCGCTCGCCCCTTTCTCATCACGATCTCGCAAGCCTCTTGCGCGGGATGCGGCGATGAGGGCCTATCCCGCCTCAAAAGCTTTGTAGGGAGCAAGTCATGTCCGCCGCCGATCCCGTCGTCATCGTCTCTTACGCCCGCACGCCGATGGGCGGCTTCCAGGGCGCGCTGGGCGGCGTGAAGGCCACCGAACTCGGCGCGACGGCGGTGAAGGCCGCCATCGAGCGCGCAGGCGTCTCCGGCGACAAGGTCGAGCAGATCATCATGGGCTGCGTGCTGCCGGCCGGGCTTGGCCAGGCGCCGGCTCGCCAGGCGGCGCTGGGCGCGGGACTTCCCCTGTCGGTCGAGGCGACCACGGTCAACAAGATGTGCGGCAGCGGCATGCAGGCGGCGATCATGGCGCACGACGCCCTGGCGGCCGGCTCGGTCGACCTCGTCGTGGCCGGCGGCATGGAGAGCATGACGGGCGCGCCGTACCTGATGGCCAAGCACCGCGGCGGCGCCCGCATCGGCCACGACCAGATCTGGGACTCGATGTACCTGGACGGCCTGGAGGACGCCTACACCCCCGGCAAGCTGATGGGCGCCTTCGCCGAGGACACCGCCGCCCAGTACCAGTTCACCCGCGAGGCGATGGACGCCTACGCCACCAAGGGCCTCGCCAAGGCCAAGAGCGCCATCGAGAGCGGCGCCTTCAAGGGCGAGATCGCCCCGGTGACGGTCCAGACCCGCAAGGGGACCGAGGTCGTCGACACCGACGAACAACCGCTGAAGGCCGATCCGGCCAAGATCCCGACCTTGCGCCCGGCCTTCGCCCGCGACGGCGGCATCACGGCGGCCAACAGCTCGTCGACCAGCGACGGCGCCGCGGCCCTGGTCATGACCCGCGAGAGCGTCGCCAAGGCCCTGGGCCTGCCGATCGTCGCCCGCGTCGCCGGCCACGCCGCCCACGCCCACGAGCCCGGCCTCTTCACCACCGCCCCGGTCCCGGCCATGAAGAAAGCGCTGAAGAAGGCGGGCTGGAGCGTCGAGGACGTCGACCTGTTCGAGGTCAACGAGGCCTTCGCCGTCGTCGCCATGATCGCCCAGCAGGAACTCGGCATCCCCGAGGACAAGCTGAACGTCAACGGCGGCGCCTGCGCCCTGGGCCACCCGATCGGCGCGTCCGGCGCGCGCATCCTCTGCACCCTGATCGCGGCCCTGCAGGCGCGCGGCGGCAAGAAGGGCTTGGCGTCGCTCTGCATCGGCGGCGGCGAGGCCACGGCGATGGCGGTGGAGCTGGTCTGAGGCCATATGATCCTCACCCGCAACGCGGGAGAGCATCAAGCGTTGGAAAGTTCATGACCGACACCTTCCGCCATAACCCCGAACTCAGCCGCTACGAGCTGGAAGTCGACGGCCTGCTGGCCGTGGCCGACTACCAGCGCTCGGGGCATCGGCTGGTGATCCCGCACGTCGAGGCCGACCCCGCCCTGCGCGGCACGGGCGCCGCCGGACGGCTGATGACCAAGGTCGCCGAGACCGCTCGCGCCGAGGGCATGCGGATCACCCCGCTTTGCTCCTATGCGGCGGCCTGGCTGAAGCGGAACGATCCGGACCTGATCGCCTAGGGTTGCTTGGGCGCGGGCGGCGGGCTTTCGAAGCTGCCGGCCGGCCCGGGGAAAACGATCGGGCTCTCCCAGCCGTCGGGGCTGATCGACGAGACGCCGAAGAAGTAGTCGTCGATGACCACGTCCTTCAGGGTCGCGGTTGCGGCGGGACCGGGAACCCAGCGGTTCAGGCGCCAGGTCGGATCGGTCGTCACGCGCCACCAGACGCGGTGGCCGGCCGCGCCGGGCGTCGGGGCCCAGGAGACCTTGGTGTCCGGGCTGACCGCGCCCTCGATCTTCACGCCCGACGGCGGCGGCGGGGCGGAGGCGAGGCTCGCCATCGCCACAACGTTCAGCCGCGTGACCTGCGCCAGATAGGCGAAATCCACGCCCTCGATCGTGTCGCCATAGACCTTGCCGTTCTCGGTCCGCAGGTCCTGGTGCTGGCGGTCGTAGTTCTCGACGGCCTCGGTCACGCGCACGGCCGGATAACCGGCCTCCAGCAGCGGCACCTGGTCGCCGCCCCGGCCGTAGCGGTCGGTGCGATAGACCATCACGACGTCGAAGTTCGTCAGGTACCTGTCGGCCAGGCCGTCCAGGTAGCGGGCCAGGTTGCGCGAGGGGCTGTCGACCTCGCCGCCGTTGTAGCGCCGGCCGTTGGCCTGCTCCGGCGTCTCGACCGCCTTGGTGCCTTCCGAGAAGACCCGGACGTGGGTGTTGTCCATCACCCCGCTCTGGCCGCGGCTGTTGCCGACGATGTCGTTGTTGAGGTCGGCCTCGACCTTCCAGCCGTTGGCCTTGGCGTAGTCGGCCAGCACCTTGCCGCCCAAGAGGCCCTGCTCCTCGCCCGACAGCACCGCGAACACCAGGGTGGCGGGGAACTTGTGCTTGGACAGCACCCGCGCGGCCTCGATCACCGCCGCCACGCCAGAGCCGTCGTCATTGGCGCCCGGCGCGTCGCTGGTGAAATTCATGACGTCGGTGACGCGGCTGTCGATATGGCCGGCGATGATGATCACCCGGTTGGGGTCGCTCGTCCCCTTCTGGATCGCCAGGACGTCCATCACCTCGGTCGGGTTGGGCACGCGGCGGCCGGTGAAGACCTGGGACGGCGTCTCGACGGTCAGGCAGCCGCCGCAGTCCTTGGAGATCGCCTCGAACCGCGCCTTGGTCCAGCGTCGCGCGGCCCCGATGCCGCGCTTGTCCGACTTGGTGTCCGACAGGGTGTGGCGCGTGCCGAAGCCGACCAGCGAGCGGATCGTGCTCTCCAGCGCCTTCGGATCGACGTCGGCGGCGACGGTCCGCAACAGAGGTTGGTCCGTCGAAGGGGCGGGCGTTTGGGCGTGGGCGACGCCAGCCGCCATCAGGCTGGCGGCGAGGACGAGGGACAGGCGCATGGCGACTCCGCAAAAGGCGCGCGAACGTTGCCGATACCAGCGATCGCCGACAACACATTTTCCGGATGCTGAGAGCTAGGCCTGCGAGGCCCGCGCGGCCATGAACGCTACTCGGTCCAGCACCTCGGCCCCCGCCGCCGGCCCGGCCGCGTAGGTGAAGTGCTCCGGCGTGATCGGCTTGCCGCTGACCCGGTCGACCAGGACCGGTTCGGCCGCCCGGCCTGTCTCGCGGTCGACCAGCTGCCCTGCGATCCCCTCGACCGCGAAGTGCCGGTTGCCGAAGGCCAGCATCGCCGTCAGCACCCCGCCGAAGTCCCGCCCGAGGTCCGTCAGAACATATTCGTAGCGCGGCGGTCGGGCGCTATAGGCGCGCTTTTCCAACAGGCCGTTCTCGACCAGGGCGGCCAGGCGCTTGGTCAGAATGTTCGGCGCCACGCCTAGGCTTTTCTCGAACTGGTCGAAACGTCCAAGACCGTGACTGGCGTCGCGGAGGATCAAGAAGGTCCAGACATCGCCCACCCGCTCCAGCGTGCGAGCGACCGGACATTGGGTGGGCGGGCGTTCAGATTTGCTCATGACGAAATATTTGGCGAGTAACTTGCGAAATGCAAGTTACTCCATAGCTAGGATGACGAGCCGGACCGATGGGGCCACGGCGAGGGACTTTAGAGAACGATGAGCGACAGCAACACCCAAGGCGTCCCTGGGGGCGCGGCCCTGATCACCGGCGCTTCCACCGGCATCGGCGCAACCTATGCCGACCGCCTGGCCAAGCGCGGCCAAGACCTGATCCTGGTCGCCCGCGACGAGGCGCGCCTCAACGCCCTGGCCGAGCGCCTGCGCGCCGAGACCGGCGTGAAGGTCGAGGTCATCAAGGCCGACCTGACCAACAAGGCCGACCTCCTGAAGCTGGAAGAGCGCCTGGCCTCCGATCCGGCCATCTCCACCCTGATCAACAACGCTGGCGTCGCGGGCGCGGGCGACTTCGTCGGGTCCGATCCGGACGCGTTCGAGAAGATGATCCAGCTGAACGTGACGGCCGTGACGCGGCTGGCGGCGGCGGCGGCCCGCAACTTCGTCCCGCGCAACGCCGGCACGATCATCAACCTAGCGTCCGTAGTCGGGCTGATGCCGGAGCTGAACATGCCGGTCGACGGCGCGACCAAGGCCTTCGTAACGTATCTGACCCAGGGGCTGCGCGTGCAGTTCGCCGACTCCGCCGTGCGGCTCCAAGCGGTGCTGCCGGGCGCCACGCGCACTGAAATCTGGGAGCGCTCG encodes:
- a CDS encoding acetyl-CoA C-acyltransferase, producing the protein MSAADPVVIVSYARTPMGGFQGALGGVKATELGATAVKAAIERAGVSGDKVEQIIMGCVLPAGLGQAPARQAALGAGLPLSVEATTVNKMCGSGMQAAIMAHDALAAGSVDLVVAGGMESMTGAPYLMAKHRGGARIGHDQIWDSMYLDGLEDAYTPGKLMGAFAEDTAAQYQFTREAMDAYATKGLAKAKSAIESGAFKGEIAPVTVQTRKGTEVVDTDEQPLKADPAKIPTLRPAFARDGGITAANSSSTSDGAAALVMTRESVAKALGLPIVARVAGHAAHAHEPGLFTTAPVPAMKKALKKAGWSVEDVDLFEVNEAFAVVAMIAQQELGIPEDKLNVNGGACALGHPIGASGARILCTLIAALQARGGKKGLASLCIGGGEATAMAVELV
- a CDS encoding winged helix-turn-helix transcriptional regulator — its product is MSKSERPPTQCPVARTLERVGDVWTFLILRDASHGLGRFDQFEKSLGVAPNILTKRLAALVENGLLEKRAYSARPPRYEYVLTDLGRDFGGVLTAMLAFGNRHFAVEGIAGQLVDRETGRAAEPVLVDRVSGKPITPEHFTYAAGPAAGAEVLDRVAFMAARASQA
- a CDS encoding SDR family NAD(P)-dependent oxidoreductase, with protein sequence MSDSNTQGVPGGAALITGASTGIGATYADRLAKRGQDLILVARDEARLNALAERLRAETGVKVEVIKADLTNKADLLKLEERLASDPAISTLINNAGVAGAGDFVGSDPDAFEKMIQLNVTAVTRLAAAAARNFVPRNAGTIINLASVVGLMPELNMPVDGATKAFVTYLTQGLRVQFADSAVRLQAVLPGATRTEIWERSGSDVDALDPNMVMGVDDMVNAALAGFDQGELVTIPSLPDAADWNNALAAKAKLYPNLSRSQPADRFKA
- a CDS encoding GNAT family N-acetyltransferase; translation: MTDTFRHNPELSRYELEVDGLLAVADYQRSGHRLVIPHVEADPALRGTGAAGRLMTKVAETARAEGMRITPLCSYAAAWLKRNDPDLIA
- a CDS encoding M20/M25/M40 family metallo-hydrolase, which gives rise to MRLSLVLAASLMAAGVAHAQTPAPSTDQPLLRTVAADVDPKALESTIRSLVGFGTRHTLSDTKSDKRGIGAARRWTKARFEAISKDCGGCLTVETPSQVFTGRRVPNPTEVMDVLAIQKGTSDPNRVIIIAGHIDSRVTDVMNFTSDAPGANDDGSGVAAVIEAARVLSKHKFPATLVFAVLSGEEQGLLGGKVLADYAKANGWKVEADLNNDIVGNSRGQSGVMDNTHVRVFSEGTKAVETPEQANGRRYNGGEVDSPSRNLARYLDGLADRYLTNFDVVMVYRTDRYGRGGDQVPLLEAGYPAVRVTEAVENYDRQHQDLRTENGKVYGDTIEGVDFAYLAQVTRLNVVAMASLASAPPPPSGVKIEGAVSPDTKVSWAPTPGAAGHRVWWRVTTDPTWRLNRWVPGPAATATLKDVVIDDYFFGVSSISPDGWESPIVFPGPAGSFESPPPAPKQP
- a CDS encoding winged helix-turn-helix transcriptional regulator, coding for MGRTADYTNERCSVAATLEVVGDPWTLLILRDAFAGVKRFEQWQERLGVARNVLAARLKSLVGHGVMETRRYSERPPRHEYWLTQKGLALAPVLLTMAEWGDRHVYGRDNSPVLFTHKACGCAFHPVLACEACGEVVDRRDLERAPRNPDSLTVGEALEAANMAAE